The Thermothielavioides terrestris NRRL 8126 chromosome 2, complete sequence genome includes a region encoding these proteins:
- a CDS encoding glycoside hydrolase family 7 protein (CAZy_ID 269857) encodes MAPKSTVLAAWLLSSLAAAQQIGKAVPEVHPKLTTQKCTLRGGCKPVRTSVVLDSSARSLHKVGDPNTSCSVGGDLCSDAKSCGKNCALEGVDYAAHGVATKGDALTLHQWLKGADGTYRTVSPRVYLLGEDGKNYEDFKLLNAELSFDVDVSQLVCGMNGALYFSEMEMDGGRSPLNPAGATYGTGYCDAQCPKLDFINGELNTNHTYGACCNEMDIWEANALAQALTPHPCNATRVYKCDTADECGQPVGVCDEWGCSYNPSNFGVKDYYGRNLTVDTNRKFTVTTQFVTSNGRADGELTEIRRLYVQDGVVIQNHAVTAGGATYDSITDGFCNATATWTQQRGGLARMGEAIGRGMVLIFSLWVDNGGFMNWLDSGNAGPCNATEGDPALILQQHPDASVTFSNIRWGEIGSTYKSECSH; translated from the exons ATGGCGCCCAAGTCTACAGTTCTGGCCGCCTGGCTGCTCTcctcgctggccgcggcccAGCAGATCGGCAAAGCCGTGCCCGAGGTCCACCCCAAACTGACAACGCAGAAGTGCACTCTCCGCGGCGGGTGCAAGCCTGTCCGCACCTCGGTCGTGCTCGACTCGTCCGCGCGCTCGCTGCACAAGGTCGGGGACCCCAACACCAGCTgcagcgtcggcggcgacctgTGCTCGGACGCGAAGTCGTGCGGCAAGAACTGCGcgctcgagggcgtcgactACGCGGCCCACGGCGTGGCGACCAAGGGCGACGCCCTCACGCTGCACCAGTGGCTCAAGGGGGCCGACGGCACCTACAGGACCGTCTCGCCGCGCGTATACCTCCTGGGCGAGGACGGGAAGAACTACGAGGACTTCAAGCTGCTCAACGCCGAGCTCAGCTTCGACGTCGACGTGTCCCAGCTCGTCTGCGGCATGAACGGCGCCCTGTACTTCTCCGAGATGGAGATggacggcggccgcagccCGCTGAACCCGGCGGGCGCCACGTACGGCACGGGCTACTGCGACGCGCAGTGCCCCAAGTTGGACTTTATCAACGGCGAG CTCAACACCAACCACACGTACGGGGCGTGCTGCAACGAGATGGACATCTGGGAGGCCAAcgcgctggcgcaggcgctcACGCCGCACCCGTGCAACGCGACGCGGGTGTACAAGTGCGACACGGCGGACGAGTGCGGGCAGCCGGTGGGCGTGTGCGACGAATGGGGGTGCTCGTACAACCCGTCCAACTTCGGGGTCAAGGACTACTACGGGCGCAACCTGACGGTGGACACGAACCGCAAGTTCACGGTGACGACGCAGTTCGTGACGTCCAACGGGCGGGCGGACGGCGAGCTGACCGAGATCCGGCGGCTGTACGTGCAGGACGGCGTGGTGATCCAGAACCACGCGGTcacggcgggcggggcgaCGTACGACAGCATCACGGACGGCTTCTGCAACGCGACGGCCACCTGGACGCAGCAGCGGGGCGGGCTCGCGCGCATGGGCGAGGCCATCGGCCGCGGCATGGTGCTCATCTTCAGCCTGTGGGTTGACAACGGCGGCTTCATGAACTGGCTCGACAGCGGCAACGCCGGGCCCTGCAACGCCACCGAGGGCGACCCGGCCCTGAtcctgcagcagcacccgGACGCCAGCGTCACCTTCTCCAACATCCGATGGGGCGAGATCGGCAGCACGTACAAGAGCGAGTGCAGCCACTAG